Proteins encoded by one window of Rubrobacter indicoceani:
- a CDS encoding class I SAM-dependent methyltransferase — protein MNYVELEWRWAMVLGAALGAGLVEAVAGERKTADGLAVELGLDRRAVYTVMSALSELGVLDEAGEGYLLREGHRGPLLDVESPGYAGGRVLHRFEVMAKWATLPGILLSGRPAEDRTVPRFAGTETTARAMRAGSRESAEEVSALVLSRLPETPRILDVGGGSGANAESFARNGASVTVLDRPEVFEVNGGFLAGLGIKLVSGDMNVALPEGPFDGVYLGNTSHMYGPDENRALFAKMYEALAPGGCVVVREFVRGLYGDVAGEAALFAVNMLVLTSRGGTYTTGEYRGWLEEAGLSDVEFLPIAGRTTALIFARRPPPEG, from the coding sequence TTGAACTACGTCGAGCTTGAGTGGCGGTGGGCGATGGTGCTCGGAGCCGCGCTCGGCGCGGGGCTTGTCGAGGCGGTTGCCGGTGAGAGAAAGACCGCTGACGGGTTGGCCGTCGAACTCGGCCTCGACAGGCGGGCCGTCTACACCGTGATGAGCGCGCTCTCGGAGCTCGGGGTGCTGGATGAAGCCGGGGAGGGATATCTGCTTCGGGAGGGGCACCGGGGGCCGCTTCTTGACGTGGAGAGCCCCGGTTACGCCGGAGGCCGGGTGCTTCACCGCTTTGAGGTGATGGCGAAGTGGGCCACGCTGCCCGGGATACTCCTTTCGGGGCGGCCCGCCGAGGACCGAACCGTGCCGCGCTTCGCCGGGACCGAGACGACGGCCCGGGCCATGCGGGCCGGGTCCAGAGAGAGCGCCGAAGAGGTGAGCGCGCTCGTCCTGTCGCGCCTTCCGGAAACCCCGCGCATCCTCGACGTGGGCGGCGGCTCCGGGGCGAACGCCGAATCCTTTGCGAGAAACGGCGCGTCCGTGACCGTTCTCGACCGCCCGGAGGTCTTTGAGGTAAACGGCGGTTTCCTCGCGGGCCTCGGCATAAAGCTGGTTTCGGGGGACATGAACGTCGCGCTCCCCGAAGGCCCGTTTGACGGTGTCTACCTCGGAAATACCTCGCACATGTACGGCCCCGACGAGAACCGCGCCCTGTTCGCGAAGATGTACGAAGCGCTTGCGCCGGGCGGCTGCGTTGTCGTGCGGGAGTTCGTGCGCGGGCTTTACGGGGACGTTGCAGGCGAGGCCGCGCTGTTCGCGGTCAACATGCTCGTACTTACCTCGCGCGGCGGAACCTACACCACTGGCGAGTACCGGGGCTGGCTTGAAGAAGCCGGGCTGTCGGACGTGGAGTTCCTTCCGATAGCCGGGCGTACTACGGCTTTGATCTTCGCCCGGAGACCCCCGCCGGAGGGCTGA
- a CDS encoding DUF1499 domain-containing protein, translating into MSKQNRPEVTRTGRNSARAGKSYPRPPEEVERAVRNVADRLPGWELAGEPGGELHLVRRTKLMRFRDDVRVRIAAEGQGLKLVAESSSRVGRSDLGQNPRNLAELLPAIDRELGL; encoded by the coding sequence TTGAGCAAACAGAACAGGCCGGAGGTCACGCGCACGGGCCGGAACTCCGCCCGCGCCGGGAAAAGCTACCCGCGCCCGCCGGAGGAGGTCGAGCGAGCCGTGAGGAACGTCGCCGACCGACTACCGGGCTGGGAGCTTGCGGGCGAACCCGGGGGTGAACTGCACCTCGTACGCAGAACGAAGCTCATGCGCTTCAGGGACGACGTAAGGGTGAGGATAGCCGCTGAAGGTCAGGGCTTGAAGCTCGTCGCAGAGAGCTCGTCGCGCGTCGGCAGGAGCGACCTCGGCCAGAACCCGAGAAACCTTGCGGAGTTGCTCCCGGCCATAGACCGTGAGCTCGGCCTCTGA
- the aat gene encoding leucyl/phenylalanyl-tRNA--protein transferase — translation MFLTPELLEHCYRAGAFPMAGEDGEVELYRADPRCILEPADLHVSKSLARVIRSGRYEIRVNHDYEAVVRGCADRLETWISEEIVHAYVALHRAGKSHSVEAYRDGRLVGGLYGVALGGFFGGESMFSRTPDASKVCFVALVGRLIERGYKLLDCQIYNDHLGRLGATEIPEDEFLGRLADALAVEREFN, via the coding sequence ATGTTTCTTACCCCGGAACTTCTGGAACATTGCTACCGGGCCGGAGCGTTCCCGATGGCCGGGGAGGACGGCGAGGTCGAACTCTACCGGGCCGACCCGAGGTGCATCCTGGAACCCGCCGACCTGCACGTCTCGAAGTCGCTTGCGCGGGTTATCCGCTCCGGCAGGTACGAAATCCGGGTCAACCACGACTACGAGGCGGTCGTGCGGGGCTGTGCCGACCGTTTGGAAACCTGGATCAGCGAGGAGATAGTCCACGCCTACGTCGCCCTTCACCGCGCCGGAAAGTCCCACAGCGTCGAGGCCTACCGCGATGGAAGGCTCGTCGGCGGTCTCTACGGGGTCGCGCTCGGCGGCTTCTTCGGCGGCGAGTCCATGTTCAGCCGGACGCCCGACGCCTCCAAAGTCTGTTTCGTTGCGCTTGTCGGACGGCTCATTGAGCGCGGTTACAAGCTGCTCGACTGCCAGATCTACAACGACCATCTCGGACGGCTGGGGGCGACCGAGATCCCGGAGGACGAGTTTCTCGGGCGGCTGGCGGACGCTCTCGCGGTAGAGCGCGAATTCAACTGA
- a CDS encoding PAC2 family protein — translation MENRYVNVDRKPGMIRPVLISAFTGWNDAADASSLALSTILEESGATRFGSFVGEEFFDYQATRPQVKLVEGVTRALEWPENVLHATEGGAFAGRDVILLSGPEPNFRWKSFSDAVVELAKELDAELIVTLGALLADVPHSRPVSVAANSQDPDLTADLELLPSRYEGPTGITGVLHSVCAEAGIPSVSLWASTPHYLPAVPSAPAALAILEKLTELTGIPVDVSQLEATSGDYQEQISAAVQRDSDLSSYVKMLEDRYDSQASKSDPAEAFGRDVTSGDDLARELEEFLREQRDDEQ, via the coding sequence ATGGAAAACAGATACGTGAACGTAGATAGAAAGCCCGGGATGATCCGGCCCGTCCTTATCTCGGCCTTCACCGGCTGGAACGACGCCGCCGACGCCTCGAGCCTCGCCCTCAGCACCATCCTGGAAGAGTCCGGCGCGACGCGCTTCGGCTCCTTTGTCGGCGAGGAGTTCTTTGACTACCAGGCGACGCGCCCGCAGGTAAAGCTCGTCGAGGGCGTTACCCGCGCCCTTGAATGGCCGGAGAACGTCCTGCACGCAACGGAGGGCGGCGCGTTCGCCGGGCGGGACGTGATCCTCCTCTCGGGCCCGGAGCCGAACTTCCGCTGGAAGTCTTTCTCCGACGCCGTCGTGGAGCTTGCAAAGGAACTCGACGCCGAGCTCATAGTCACGCTCGGCGCGCTGCTCGCGGACGTTCCGCACTCCCGGCCCGTCTCCGTCGCGGCGAACTCTCAGGACCCGGACCTCACCGCCGACCTCGAGCTCCTTCCGTCACGCTACGAAGGCCCGACCGGGATCACGGGCGTTCTTCACTCCGTCTGCGCCGAGGCCGGGATCCCGTCGGTCAGCCTCTGGGCCTCGACGCCGCACTACCTGCCCGCCGTGCCTTCCGCGCCCGCCGCGCTCGCCATCCTTGAAAAGCTCACCGAGCTTACCGGGATCCCGGTTGACGTTTCGCAGCTTGAGGCGACTTCGGGGGATTACCAGGAGCAGATCTCCGCCGCCGTGCAGCGCGACTCGGACCTCTCCTCCTACGTGAAGATGCTCGAAGACCGCTACGATTCCCAGGCTTCGAAGTCCGACCCCGCAGAAGCCTTCGGACGCGACGTAACGAGCGGCGACGACCTCGCCCGCGAACTCGAGGAGTTCCTGCGCGAACAGCGCGACGACGAGCAGTAA
- a CDS encoding DUF456 domain-containing protein produces the protein MELQELYTQPVLWAALAGMLVGVVGSVVPGLPGVPLVFLSALIYAYFTGFNVVGGWTVAVIGVFAAIALIADFIFTSYGARRFGASNWGTAGGAVGGLVGTVVGFLFLGVGALVGLLAGTIGGVFLGEYLRKERARRKAPATDENPEVVAPAGETGDFRRTSRAAGGVLVGYVVSSVVQLALAVAGVGLFVFALFS, from the coding sequence ATGGAACTTCAGGAACTCTACACGCAGCCCGTGCTCTGGGCGGCTCTGGCGGGGATGCTCGTCGGGGTCGTCGGGAGCGTCGTTCCGGGTCTTCCGGGCGTGCCGCTGGTCTTTCTCTCCGCGCTGATCTACGCCTACTTCACGGGCTTCAACGTGGTCGGGGGCTGGACAGTCGCCGTGATCGGGGTCTTCGCCGCGATCGCGCTTATAGCCGATTTCATCTTTACTTCTTACGGGGCGCGCCGCTTCGGCGCGTCGAACTGGGGAACGGCGGGCGGTGCGGTAGGCGGCCTCGTCGGCACGGTGGTTGGTTTTCTGTTTCTCGGGGTCGGCGCGCTCGTCGGGCTGCTCGCCGGTACCATCGGCGGCGTCTTTCTGGGTGAGTACCTGAGAAAAGAACGCGCCAGACGCAAGGCCCCCGCCACCGATGAAAACCCGGAGGTCGTTGCGCCCGCCGGTGAAACGGGCGACTTCCGCAGGACTTCCCGGGCGGCGGGCGGGGTTCTCGTCGGCTACGTTGTCTCGTCGGTGGTGCAGCTCGCGCTCGCGGTAGCGGGGGTCGGGCTGTTCGTTTTCGCGCTGTTCAGCTAG
- the larE gene encoding ATP-dependent sacrificial sulfur transferase LarE, whose protein sequence is MRTTNETTAIEPELADKLRRLEAAIAPHGSALVAFSGGVDSSLALAAAVRALPEGTVVAVTSNNETYLPSELDLARDFSASLGVEHLIVNTRELDNPDYAKNPTDRCYFCKSTLYSDLAKMAGELGYACVVDGANADDEGDHRPGRKAAKEENVVSPLALARLSKDDVRALAKHLGLPSWDKPALACLSSRFPYGEEITPEKLRRVARAEEFLRSLGFRQVRVRHHENIARLEVSESELERAFARREEISTELKDAGFLYVALEMTPYRSGSLNAVLDLEKKPGKRKQPLPVI, encoded by the coding sequence TTGCGGACCACCAACGAGACGACCGCTATCGAACCGGAGCTCGCCGATAAGCTGCGGCGGCTGGAGGCGGCGATCGCCCCGCACGGGAGCGCGCTCGTGGCGTTCTCCGGCGGGGTGGATTCCTCGCTCGCCCTCGCGGCGGCGGTTAGGGCGCTGCCGGAGGGCACGGTCGTCGCCGTAACCTCCAACAACGAGACGTACCTGCCCTCCGAGCTGGACCTCGCCCGGGACTTCTCCGCCTCGCTCGGGGTCGAGCACCTCATCGTCAACACCCGCGAGCTCGATAACCCCGACTACGCAAAGAACCCGACGGACCGCTGCTACTTCTGCAAGAGCACGCTCTACTCGGACCTCGCGAAGATGGCCGGAGAACTCGGCTACGCCTGCGTCGTGGACGGCGCGAACGCCGACGACGAGGGCGACCATCGCCCGGGTCGGAAGGCCGCAAAGGAGGAGAACGTCGTAAGCCCGCTCGCTCTGGCGCGCCTGAGCAAAGACGACGTTCGTGCGCTTGCAAAGCACCTGGGCCTGCCGAGCTGGGACAAACCCGCCCTTGCGTGTCTGTCGAGCCGGTTCCCGTACGGGGAAGAGATCACCCCGGAGAAGCTCCGCCGGGTCGCCCGGGCCGAGGAGTTCCTCCGGAGCCTCGGCTTCCGGCAGGTCCGGGTCCGGCACCACGAGAACATCGCCCGGCTGGAGGTCTCGGAGTCCGAGCTCGAGCGAGCCTTTGCGAGGCGCGAGGAGATCTCGACCGAACTCAAGGACGCGGGCTTTCTCTACGTCGCACTTGAGATGACGCCGTACCGTTCCGGCAGCCTGAACGCCGTTCTGGACCTCGAAAAGAAGCCGGGGAAACGTAAACAGCCCCTGCCCGTAATCTAG
- a CDS encoding peroxiredoxin, translating to MSDFTSLPDDLPAPQDDGGADHLPGMKLPSAPLPSTSGETVDPSALSSLTVVYCYPMTGRPDAALPDGWDGIPGARGCTPQSCSFRDRHEELRSLGVSYVFGVSTQSTAYQREAKERLNLTFDLLSDSTLAFRDALRLPTLEVRGDTLLKRLTLILRGGGVEHVFYPVFPPDRSAQEVIEWLTENWQ from the coding sequence TTGTCCGACTTCACCTCGCTTCCCGACGATCTCCCGGCGCCGCAGGACGACGGCGGCGCCGACCACCTGCCGGGTATGAAGCTGCCCTCCGCCCCGCTCCCCTCGACCTCCGGCGAAACGGTAGACCCCTCCGCGCTTTCGAGCCTCACGGTCGTCTACTGCTACCCGATGACCGGCAGACCGGACGCGGCCCTCCCGGACGGCTGGGACGGCATCCCCGGCGCGAGGGGCTGCACGCCGCAGTCCTGCTCGTTCCGGGATCGCCACGAAGAGTTGAGATCGCTCGGCGTTTCTTACGTCTTCGGCGTCAGCACGCAGAGCACCGCCTACCAGCGAGAGGCGAAGGAGCGGCTGAACCTTACCTTCGATCTGCTCTCTGATTCGACGCTTGCCTTCCGCGACGCGCTCCGGCTCCCAACCTTGGAGGTGCGGGGGGATACGTTGCTGAAGCGGCTGACGCTTATCCTGCGCGGCGGCGGGGTCGAACACGTCTTCTACCCGGTCTTCCCGCCCGACAGAAGCGCGCAGGAGGTCATAGAATGGCTTACGGAGAACTGGCAATGA
- a CDS encoding beta-ketoacyl-[acyl-carrier-protein] synthase family protein — MENGSRAAYITGLGIVSPVGVGRETFWEAMLAARSGAAPITHFDASDFAVRIACEANDFDPRDFMEKKAISRVDRFTQLGLASAKLALEDAGAWGFLESTPERVGLVLGTGLGGVGSMEDTQRTLDAKGPSRVGPFAVTKIMPNSGAANVGIMLGVQGPSAAPALACACGTDAVALGYDLIRRGDADIVICGASEAPLTPTIVAGFIAMKAMSRHNEAPEEACRPFDANHSGFVVAEGSAMIILESEGSAARRGAEPYARVTGFGRTTDAYNITDPDPEGRGIYRAMKLAVDSAGLDGSDIGYINPHGSGTPAGDGPESHAMARINPEVATSGTKSMLGHSLGASGAIETVVTTLAVKNRVLPPQRNFTELAEGCAENLDYVADKPKDAPDLKAAICANLGVGGHNAAITIERA, encoded by the coding sequence ATGGAGAACGGCAGCCGCGCTGCATATATAACCGGGCTGGGGATCGTAAGCCCCGTCGGGGTCGGGAGGGAGACGTTCTGGGAGGCCATGCTTGCCGCAAGGAGTGGTGCGGCCCCCATAACCCACTTCGACGCCTCCGACTTCGCCGTTCGTATAGCCTGTGAGGCAAACGACTTCGACCCGCGCGACTTTATGGAGAAAAAGGCCATCTCCCGCGTTGACCGCTTCACCCAGCTCGGCCTCGCCTCCGCGAAGCTCGCCCTCGAAGACGCCGGGGCCTGGGGCTTTCTTGAGTCCACCCCCGAGAGGGTCGGTCTTGTTCTCGGGACGGGCCTCGGCGGGGTCGGGAGCATGGAGGACACGCAGAGAACCCTCGACGCAAAGGGACCGTCGAGGGTCGGGCCGTTCGCGGTTACAAAGATCATGCCGAACTCCGGGGCGGCGAACGTCGGGATCATGCTCGGGGTTCAGGGGCCGTCGGCGGCCCCCGCCCTGGCCTGCGCCTGCGGAACGGACGCCGTGGCCCTCGGCTACGACCTTATAAGGCGGGGCGACGCGGACATCGTGATCTGCGGCGCGTCCGAGGCCCCCCTCACCCCGACCATCGTCGCCGGGTTTATCGCGATGAAGGCGATGAGCCGCCACAACGAGGCCCCCGAGGAGGCCTGTCGCCCCTTTGATGCAAACCACTCCGGGTTCGTGGTCGCGGAGGGCTCGGCGATGATTATCCTGGAGAGCGAGGGGTCCGCCGCCCGGCGCGGCGCGGAGCCGTACGCAAGGGTAACGGGCTTCGGCCGTACCACCGACGCCTACAACATCACCGACCCCGACCCGGAGGGCCGCGGCATCTACCGGGCCATGAAGCTCGCCGTGGACTCCGCAGGCCTCGACGGTTCGGACATCGGCTACATCAACCCGCACGGCTCCGGGACGCCCGCCGGGGACGGACCCGAGTCGCACGCGATGGCCCGCATCAACCCCGAAGTCGCCACGAGCGGGACAAAGTCCATGCTCGGACATTCGCTCGGCGCAAGCGGGGCGATAGAGACCGTTGTAACGACCCTCGCCGTGAAGAACCGCGTCCTTCCGCCGCAGCGAAACTTCACCGAGCTGGCCGAGGGCTGCGCCGAAAACCTGGATTACGTCGCGGATAAACCGAAGGACGCACCGGACCTGAAGGCCGCCATCTGCGCGAACCTCGGGGTCGGCGGCCACAACGCCGCCATCACCATCGAGCGGGCGTAG
- a CDS encoding response regulator encodes MSYIRRGFGSVCCVRRPAITHPSRVNPEDDTDSDFRILIVEDHASLREALILALERTPGFRVVGEAGTLAEGLSLVGVSCDVAIVDLGLPDGSGITLVSSLIKSRRRGRVLILTASLDEEDAALAVEAGASGVINKSRGLAEIISAVRRLAGGEEILTPDEVLRMCRIAREVRARDAEARLLAASLTPREREVLKALTEGLGRKEIARKLSISLSTEHTHVNRILGKLGVHSRLEAVLLAARHDLTGVGPTSEDTRRTPPYPTSGARTD; translated from the coding sequence TTGAGCTATATACGCCGTGGTTTCGGTTCGGTATGTTGCGTCCGACGGCCCGCCATAACGCATCCGTCGAGGGTCAACCCGGAGGACGACACGGACTCTGACTTTCGCATACTGATCGTAGAAGATCACGCCTCCCTCCGGGAGGCTCTGATCCTCGCCCTGGAACGCACCCCGGGCTTCAGGGTGGTCGGAGAGGCCGGCACCCTGGCGGAGGGATTGTCCCTTGTCGGAGTTTCGTGCGACGTGGCGATAGTGGACCTCGGCCTGCCGGACGGTTCGGGGATCACCCTTGTATCGTCCCTGATAAAGTCCCGGAGGCGAGGCCGGGTCCTGATCCTGACGGCGAGCCTCGACGAAGAAGACGCGGCGCTCGCGGTGGAGGCGGGGGCTTCGGGGGTTATCAACAAGAGCCGGGGCCTCGCCGAGATCATCTCCGCCGTCAGGCGGCTGGCCGGGGGGGAAGAGATCCTCACCCCTGACGAGGTTCTGAGGATGTGCCGCATCGCCCGGGAGGTCAGGGCACGAGACGCCGAGGCCCGGCTTCTGGCCGCAAGCCTCACCCCCCGCGAGCGAGAGGTTCTAAAGGCCCTGACCGAAGGTCTGGGTCGAAAGGAGATCGCCCGCAAGCTCAGCATCTCCCTCAGCACCGAGCACACTCACGTTAACAGGATACTCGGCAAGCTCGGGGTGCACTCGCGACTCGAAGCCGTTCTTCTCGCCGCCCGGCACGACCTGACGGGTGTCGGCCCAACCTCCGAGGACACCCGCCGAACCCCGCCGTACCCCACCTCCGGAGCGCGCACCGACTGA
- a CDS encoding nitroreductase family protein produces the protein MEFFEVVKGRRTTNGPFLPDAVLPEHQRTLVEAASMAPSHFNSQPWRFVLVDERAKIEEVAAISGQSMTRLMEEGTFWKRYRPYFRFSEREMAERGDGIFIDQMPAALKPFRKQLFSQAGQQIMNRLGVPKTLGEDNRKLVAGSPLLLAVLLDRNEYRPEALSGFYSVFGMGAAVENIWLATVELGMGIQFVSTPMEIPENWEKIKRLLDVPDGLALMAVYRLGYVPRDRKRPTIDWQSRQRKRLSQYVFRNSCSTPESDGASGERPV, from the coding sequence TTGGAGTTCTTCGAGGTTGTAAAGGGGCGCAGGACTACAAACGGCCCGTTCCTGCCGGATGCGGTCCTGCCCGAACACCAGCGGACGCTTGTCGAGGCGGCCTCGATGGCCCCGTCGCACTTCAACAGCCAGCCCTGGCGGTTCGTGCTGGTGGACGAGCGAGCGAAGATCGAAGAAGTAGCGGCCATAAGCGGTCAGAGCATGACCCGCCTGATGGAGGAGGGCACGTTCTGGAAACGCTACCGACCGTACTTCCGCTTCTCAGAGCGCGAGATGGCCGAGCGCGGCGACGGCATCTTCATAGACCAGATGCCCGCCGCGCTCAAGCCGTTTCGCAAACAGCTCTTCTCACAGGCCGGGCAGCAGATCATGAACAGGCTCGGCGTACCGAAGACGCTCGGCGAGGACAACCGAAAGCTCGTCGCGGGCTCGCCGCTTCTTCTCGCCGTTCTGCTCGATCGCAACGAGTACCGCCCGGAGGCGTTGTCCGGGTTCTACTCCGTCTTCGGGATGGGGGCGGCGGTCGAGAACATCTGGCTTGCGACGGTGGAGCTCGGGATGGGGATACAGTTCGTCTCGACGCCGATGGAGATCCCGGAGAACTGGGAGAAGATCAAACGCCTCCTCGACGTGCCGGACGGCCTCGCCCTTATGGCGGTCTACCGGCTCGGCTACGTCCCGAGGGACCGCAAACGCCCGACGATAGACTGGCAGAGCCGCCAGCGTAAGCGGCTCTCGCAGTACGTCTTCCGAAACTCCTGCTCGACGCCGGAGAGCGACGGGGCGAGCGGGGAGCGTCCGGTTTGA
- a CDS encoding type III polyketide synthase, translated as MSDAPRILSVAGAVPPHRIEQGQVKDFARSMFGGSHRDIERLMPLFDNVHVEGRNFCVPLEWFDEHHTFPERNSLYIENALELSEKAARRAMDRAGTKPEDIGAILFVSTTGFATPSLDSTLIFALGLSEQTRRIPVWGLGCAGGAAGLALAADHARLRPEKPVLFVTVELSGLTFQRDDPSKANLISTSLFADGAAAIVVGCGGEGPEILGSRSTTWPGTEDVMGWELIETGLKVELSKDVPKIVREKFRDDLTGACASVGLDTGELAHFVLHPGGAKVLDAFEEVLGLERGALVHSRGVLRDHGNMSAPTVLFILERFLASGEFGPGDLGVLSAMGPGFSAEHVFFRC; from the coding sequence TTGAGCGATGCGCCGCGCATCCTCTCCGTTGCGGGCGCGGTGCCGCCGCACCGCATCGAGCAGGGGCAGGTCAAGGACTTTGCCCGTTCGATGTTCGGCGGCTCGCACCGCGACATAGAACGCCTCATGCCGCTCTTCGACAACGTCCACGTCGAGGGACGGAACTTCTGCGTCCCGCTTGAATGGTTTGACGAGCACCACACCTTTCCCGAGCGCAACAGCCTCTACATAGAGAATGCCCTGGAACTCTCCGAGAAGGCGGCGAGGCGGGCGATGGACCGCGCCGGGACGAAGCCGGAGGACATCGGGGCCATCCTTTTCGTCTCCACGACCGGTTTCGCCACGCCGTCTCTGGACTCGACGCTTATCTTTGCGCTCGGGCTCTCGGAGCAGACGCGGAGAATCCCGGTCTGGGGACTCGGTTGTGCCGGCGGCGCGGCGGGGCTCGCCCTCGCCGCCGACCACGCGAGGCTCAGACCGGAGAAGCCCGTTCTGTTCGTAACGGTCGAGCTCTCGGGCCTGACCTTTCAGCGCGACGATCCCTCCAAGGCGAACCTGATCTCGACCAGCCTCTTCGCGGACGGGGCGGCGGCAATCGTAGTCGGGTGCGGTGGGGAAGGGCCGGAGATACTCGGTTCCCGCTCGACGACGTGGCCCGGCACCGAGGACGTGATGGGCTGGGAGCTTATCGAGACCGGGCTGAAGGTCGAGCTGTCGAAGGACGTACCGAAGATCGTCCGCGAGAAGTTCCGCGACGACCTCACCGGGGCGTGCGCCTCGGTCGGCCTCGATACGGGAGAACTCGCGCATTTCGTACTGCATCCCGGCGGGGCGAAGGTGCTGGACGCCTTCGAGGAGGTGCTCGGGCTGGAGCGGGGGGCGCTCGTGCATTCGCGGGGCGTGCTACGGGACCACGGCAACATGTCCGCCCCGACCGTTCTGTTTATCCTTGAACGCTTCCTGGCGAGCGGCGAGTTCGGCCCGGGAGACCTCGGCGTGCTCTCGGCGATGGGACCGGGCTTCTCCGCCGAGCACGTCTTTTTCCGGTGCTGA
- a CDS encoding isoprenylcysteine carboxyl methyltransferase family protein has product MSLLLLVVVVGLVAGQRLFELRLSKKNERKLRSRGAIESGAGHYPFMVALHSLWLGSMLVEGLFRVPEFHGFWLFVFLTVQPVRYWAISVLGDRWNTKVLIVPGEQLVRRGPYRYLSHPNYVVVVVEILALPLVFGCWVTALVFTLLNAALLYVRTGEENRALSGSPRR; this is encoded by the coding sequence ATGTCATTGCTTCTGCTCGTCGTGGTCGTCGGGCTCGTAGCGGGACAGCGGCTTTTCGAGCTGCGGCTCTCAAAGAAAAACGAGCGAAAGCTCCGAAGCCGGGGGGCGATCGAGTCTGGAGCTGGACACTATCCTTTCATGGTCGCGCTCCACTCGCTGTGGCTCGGCTCGATGCTCGTGGAAGGTCTGTTTCGTGTCCCGGAGTTTCACGGGTTCTGGCTCTTCGTGTTTCTGACGGTTCAGCCGGTGCGGTACTGGGCGATCTCGGTCCTCGGCGACCGCTGGAACACAAAGGTCCTTATCGTGCCGGGCGAGCAACTCGTGCGGCGCGGGCCGTACAGATACCTCTCCCACCCGAACTACGTGGTCGTCGTGGTTGAGATACTGGCTCTGCCGCTGGTCTTCGGGTGCTGGGTGACGGCCCTTGTCTTTACGCTCTTGAACGCCGCCCTGCTCTACGTTCGCACAGGCGAAGAGAACCGCGCCCTCAGCGGAAGTCCTCGTCGCTAG
- the serS gene encoding serine--tRNA ligase produces MLDLKFIRENVDAIKENCKNRHVHADVDAVVELADRRSALITEMNELRQRQNDMAKGIGREKDPEARQRLIEESRAFKESVPQKESELAEVEARLYREQLNIPNMTHPDSPIGKDDSENVEIDRRGDHPSFDFDVRDHVQLGESLGIIDFDAGAKTTGSKFYFLRGDAVLLELGLVRYALDKITARGYTPTITPDLARDEMLVGTGFIPRGPEAQIYSIENTDLSMIATAEITLAGSLADEILDEAELPIKLAGLSHCFRTEAGAHGRASRGLYRVHQFTKVEMFAFTTPEKSEETHEEMRSIEEDIFQGLDIPYRVVDICTGDLGGAAYRKYDLEAWMPGRGEAGEFGEVTSTSNTTDYQARRLRIRYRKEGGRPQLLHTLNGTALAASRAMIALMENHQQPDGTIKLPENLIPYVGKPGLEPVAR; encoded by the coding sequence ATGCTCGACCTGAAGTTCATCCGCGAGAACGTCGACGCTATAAAGGAGAACTGCAAGAACCGCCACGTACACGCCGACGTGGACGCCGTGGTCGAGCTTGCCGACCGCCGCTCGGCCCTTATAACCGAGATGAACGAGCTCCGCCAGAGGCAGAACGACATGGCAAAGGGCATCGGGCGCGAGAAAGACCCCGAGGCCCGCCAGAGGCTTATCGAGGAGTCGCGGGCGTTCAAGGAGAGCGTGCCGCAGAAGGAGTCGGAGCTCGCCGAGGTCGAGGCGCGGCTCTACAGGGAGCAGCTGAACATCCCGAACATGACGCACCCGGATTCGCCCATCGGCAAAGACGACTCGGAGAACGTCGAGATAGACCGCCGGGGCGATCACCCGTCGTTTGACTTCGACGTCCGCGACCACGTACAGCTCGGGGAGTCGCTAGGCATAATAGACTTCGACGCGGGGGCGAAGACGACGGGGAGCAAGTTCTACTTTCTGCGCGGCGACGCGGTCTTGCTCGAGCTCGGCCTCGTCAGGTACGCGCTGGATAAAATAACGGCGCGCGGTTACACGCCTACCATCACCCCCGACCTCGCAAGGGACGAGATGCTCGTCGGAACGGGGTTTATACCACGCGGGCCGGAGGCTCAGATCTACTCGATAGAGAACACCGACCTCTCGATGATCGCGACCGCCGAGATCACCCTCGCGGGCTCCCTCGCAGACGAGATCCTCGATGAAGCCGAGCTGCCGATAAAGCTCGCTGGTCTCTCGCACTGCTTTCGCACGGAGGCCGGGGCGCACGGTCGCGCGAGCCGGGGCCTGTACCGGGTCCACCAGTTCACGAAGGTCGAGATGTTCGCCTTCACGACACCCGAGAAGTCCGAGGAGACGCACGAGGAGATGCGCTCTATTGAGGAGGACATCTTTCAGGGCCTCGACATCCCGTACCGGGTCGTGGACATCTGCACCGGAGACCTCGGCGGGGCGGCGTACCGCAAGTACGACCTCGAAGCCTGGATGCCCGGCCGCGGCGAGGCCGGCGAGTTCGGGGAGGTGACGAGCACGTCCAATACAACGGATTATCAGGCCCGGCGGCTCAGGATCCGCTACAGAAAAGAAGGCGGGCGTCCGCAGCTCCTCCATACCCTGAACGGGACCGCGCTGGCGGCGAGCCGCGCCATGATCGCCCTCATGGAGAACCACCAGCAGCCCGACGGAACGATAAAACTCCCCGAGAACCTCATCCCCTACGTCGGCAAGCCCGGGCTGGAGCCGGTCGCCCGGTGA